The genome window CTATTGAACCTTTATTGAAAAcaactatattttaaaaacccatTATTGTTCTCTACGTAGGCGGCAAAGAAGGCGGGGGAGAAGGAGAAGAAAAAGAGCAACCTTGAACTCTTTAAAGAAGAATTAAAACAGTTGGTGTTCCTTATTGTATTTAACAAGCAATAGtgcattttttatgataacATGTGACCGTTTAATCTTTGGTTGTTTCTGTAGGATACAGGAAGAGCGTGATGAACGTCACAAGTTGAAGGGCAGAGTCAGTCGTTTTGAGCCTCTTCCCACGGCGGAAGGACGACGATCTAGTAAGTTGTTTAGTCATATGTATTAGGGTTTTTCAAGCTATCCCCCTCTTTTTCGCTCGTGGAGTCAGACCCAGTCTCTGAGTTTCTGCCCagtctgatctcacgaatttccgtgtcatagtcacagaattttttggtcattttttcgtggcattctcacggatctctgcatatttccgtggccctgccacagactttcttttccgtggcattctcacggattggttgctcaactgttttgtcctattttcttgccattgtcgctttggtttagggttagatttacataaaatgacatccctacccaaacccaactctaaccctaacgcaaggtgacaattgattaaagtttagaaaatataaaagaatacatcagaaaaaattgtataaaccaatacttacagtgacaaactaacgcaaacaccaagtCTAACCCTGggccgaagcgacaatggtttgaggGTGGGAAGGAGCAGTTGAGTggccaatccgtgagaatgccacggaaaagtgGGCGAGAagttctgtgactatcccacggaactttgtgagatcatgagGGTCGGCAGAACAACATATCATGGCTACATGCACAAATCAGTagcctttacttttatttaaagaaacaaaatttACACTGCTTTTCTGCTTCTTTTAGCGGATGGTTCTTCAAGAAGAAACCGTCCGTCCAGTGgtaattttgttttatatacTGTGTAATGCAATTATGTGACCTGTTTGGTGTTTATTATCTCAAGGTAGTGAAAATCTGGAAAAAAAAGAATTGTTATTTAGTGcgtttgttttgcttttcagTATTGGATGAATCGGCTCCAGGCTCACATGATGTTGGCGATCCAACAACTACAAATCTTTATTTAGGGAACATAAATCCTCAGGTAATTTAGAATTGATTATTAGGTAACATGTGAAACCAATCATAGTGTCCCATACTGAGAAATGATCTTTATTTCTTCAGATGAATGAGGAAATGCTATGTCAGGAATTTGGTCGCTACGGTCCATTAGCGAGTGTGAAAATTATGTGGCCCAGGACTGATGAGGAGAGGGCCAGGGACAGAAACTGTGGCTTTGTAGCCTTCATGACAAGGAGAGATGCTGAACGTGCACTTAAGAATTTAAATGGTAGGTTGTAAACCCACCCATTTATTTAATCCATCTATACTATTAATACGTTTTCATTAAGGTTTATGTTATAAAATCTCTGAATCTGGATATGCTATTGCTTATAGGCAAAATGGTAATGAATTTTGAAATGAAACTGGGATGGGGCAAAGGTGTACCAATTCCTCCTCACCCCATATACATTCCACCTTCAATGATGGAGCACACCCTCCCGCCTCCACCCTCTGGACTGCCCTTCAATGCCCAGCCCAGAGAGAGGCTAAAGAATCCCAACGCTTCTATGCCTCCCCCTCCGAAGAGCAAAGAGGAGTTTGAGAAGGTAACTTGGCACATGTAGGACAGAATAATTTCCGTTAGCATGGTCATAAATGTAGTTAGGAGAGCTGATGTTTGTGTATATTGTAATTTTATTTTGAGAGAGTTTTTGACTTTTATATTTTTGcacaaaagttttacatttaGAATTGTGTAGacttaataaattaaatgtcatttttaatattatataaattatttatgtattatgCTGATTGTACCGGTAAGTGTTTTTTGAGTGTAGGCTATTTTTGATTTTAGACTTTCTGTAGGCCTAGGTGCTTTTTGGTGCCAAGTTAAAATGAAACTATTCATTTTGAAactgtttgtctgaaaaaaagTCTTTGTGTTTGAAAAGGATTATTTAGATAGAACTGAAgaaattacaaatatatatataatattgatGCAAATCTTTATCAGTGCCATTTTCTATAGGGAATTGttcagtcaagttttaaaactGACACTGTAGATAGAACACGTTTGTTGTTGTAGGAGTATATGTTGCATTTAGTGTTATGCTTGTATCTTTTTAACAATACTCACATATATTCTATGTTTATTATTTGATGTGACTTCATATCCAGACTCTGTCGCAAGCCATAGTCAAAGTGGTTATCCCAACAGAAAggtacatgtttttcttttttccaaaTCTAATGAAATGTAGAAAACTTATCCCATCTCTAAAGTTTGAACAATTGGACATATGCATGCTACCAGAGGCTGGTTGGGGTGAGCAACAGTTGAGGCCTTGCATGAAAACcaaaagaaaaatttactaaccaTTACAAATTTTAGACATGACTACAAAGGTTCACAGTGCCTAGGTAGTGAAGTTATAACTAGTATGAGAATTTGCTGTGAATAAGAATCTGTATTTTTAGAAgagatgctttttaatgttttatatagACATGATTtttatacagggttcccacgggtccttaaaatccttgaaagtttgtgaatctggggtgggggggattcaaggcccaagttttttaaaatatacttgcatagactttttaagcacacatgctaaactgttcgctttaaatgcttatatcttctgtatgcgaatgttgattcataccaaaatgctcttttgcatagttgtgtttgacacatgaaaacgtctcgggttatgtatgtaactgttgttccctgagaagggagcgagacgctgcgtctccctagccatacttcctgcatccctgtaatgccaatatttcagatagcgatatacttcctggctcccgcgtcaccctgtcttcgtCGTTAAGCCTaactattggttgaatttgatatacacattcagacgcagttacccttggaggcgtccccaaagtgtcactgcagtgacgcagcgtgagttccttGATAGGGATCTGTAACAATGtttcttaaaaggtaacacgatctaaccttgctctcacttgaaatgtgacccccacatttagtccttgaatttgagtgtattggacctggaaagtcctggAAAGgcccttgaatttgaagttaactaaggtgtgggaaccctgtttatgctgcgtacacaccaaacgcgaagcatcACTTTTCTTGGTCTAGATTACTTATGGGATtaaactttgtgtcatgcgtatcttttgctcgagttgaatattttcaacttgcgcgaagacgtGTTTGATGTGAATAGTGCGTTTTTGCCGCAATTGCGCAAAAGTTTGGTCATTCTacttaaagtgtttttatgaGTGTTGCTAAGATGTAATCAGGTTTACTTTCAGCTATGATCCATTACACTGCTACTAATATATAATCTAAAACACTACAGAATACACAATCACCTAGTCTTAGTTACTGATAAACAACCCCTCTGGCTATTGCTCACTTTAACCGTCGCAGTAGTGTGATTCAAAAGCGGCACCCAATCCCCATAGTCTCAGTGACCTTTGACATTGGCCTTGGTGAGCAGCACAAGTTGAACTGTCTGGAGCTGCGAGGGACCAGAAAAGCGTCACGGGATGGATTGGGGAAAGTATACAGAATGATTGCCTAACATCGGTATGATCGACTCCAATACTTGTGATTTGTGTTTCAGTACATTAGAGAAACATCATCTGTTATTGGCCACTTTACAAGCCAGACCAGGGACCAATTACATTGACCCAATCCTTTAGCTGACTCTTGAAGTGCTTACATGGTTATTTGTTCCTCTTCATCCACACAAAATAAGTCACATGGCATCACATTTAGTGCCTCGAAAGAAGCTCCAATGGCTGAGACTCTGTAGATTAGAGAGGATTGACATGTTTTGATTGTTACTGTCATACTGTCAGTCAGTTTTAAATCttaaaagctcaaaagaacatGTCTATTGATTTATGGATAGCAGTGCAGGAATGTTGCATTTCTACAGATGCCATTTTGTTGGAGCTGTTTAGGTGATGGTGCTGAATTTGTTTCGCTTTAACTGTGTTTTTCTTGTAGGAATTTGCTCTCTCTCATCCATCGAATGATCGAGTTTGTGGTGCGTGAGGGACCCATGTTTGAGGCCATGATCATGAACCGAGAGATCAACAATTCACTCTATAGGTGAGGCAAATGTGGATGATTTTAAGTCTTTAAGGCTGTTTCCAAAGAGATTTGGTCTCTTAAAGGCGGGTGCataatctctgaaagccaatgttgacatttgaaatcacctacaCCAatatgcccctaccccaatagaatctggaccgtcttttgatagacccaccccaacacattcacaacccaggcaacgatgtcggttggTAGACACGCcctttactgctgattggccacaagtgtgttttggtactcagcccgactcccttttccaaagtgttttttaaaaatcatgcaccacgcctttaatttttcttaaactgtaCTTAtcttgtttgatcaaacattcaAACTAATCAAACATTGTTTTATGGGTTCAacagatttttatttgaaaatcaaAGTCCTGCTCATGTCTATTACCGGTGGAAATTGTACACGATATTACAGGTTAGTGTTATCTGTttcttttttacctttttataaaaaatcaaACGTTAGGAAAAatagttacaaacatttttacttACAGGGTGAATCTCCAACAAAATGGAAAACTGAGGAATTCAGGATGTTTAAGAATGGATCCATCTGGCGACCACCCCCTCTCAACCCGTACTTACATGGCACTCCTGAAGATGAAGAGCGTGAAGATGACGTAGAGGACGACACCAGCAAGAAGGGGTCCTTAAAAGACGAGTATGTCCCTGTGTTAGTTCTGGACTGTTTAGCAAGTATGTATCTAACAAGGCCTTCTGATATATGTACTTAATATTGTTTTTGGTTGCAGCGAAAGGGATAAACTGGAGGAGATTCTTCGAGGTCTCACGCCGAGGAAGAGTGATGTAGCTGAAGCCATGCTGTTCTGCCTTCAACACGCTGATGCAGCCGAGGAGATTGTTGAATGCATTGCTGAGTCTCTGTCCATACTTAAAACGCCTTTGCCAAAGAAGGTCGGGCTTAGCAAGAGAACTAGGATTAtctatatatcttttttttttgtttcttatTTTTGTTGACTTGACTGTCTTTTGTCTTCATTCAGATTGCAAGGTTATATTTGGTGTCCGATGTGCTGTATAACTCATGTGCAAAAGTTGCTAATGCCTCTTATTACAGAAAATTGTAAGTGTATTTTGATTTTATTAGATTATCTTgattaaaggtgtagcggaggattttctcgaattctAGAAAAGAATCAccttctccacttttaaaaaaatgcaattgcacaacactcctgattgacaactaggaggaccaatagtcttgatgatgcacccggaaaaagaaagtcctccgcaatacctttaagcaCGCTCTAATATTATTAGGTAGAATTTGTCAGTTTATTTATTGtacccatttttttttacagcttTGAAGCAAAACTTTGTCAGATATTTTCTGACCTCAATGCCACTTACAAGACAATACAAGGCCACTTACAATCAGAACATTTTAAGGTGAGACTTCCTGTTCTTACTCTGCTATTTACAgagttcccacgggtccttgaagtttttgaaaatatacatacatagatacaggtcattgaaagtgcttgaatctattttattcaagaatttttctgtaaaaaattcatattattccctgtgtagtgtaggataatatcataaaaattctagcgtgctaaactgttcgcttttaatgcttatatcttctgtatgtgaatgttgattcataccaaaattattttttgcatagttgtgtttgacacatgaaaacgccTCGGGTTACgtttgtaactgttgttccctgagaaaggattgagatgctgtgtctcccttgccatacttcctgcgtccctgtaacgccgtctttggcaatatttcagatagcgatatacctCCTGGCTCCttcgtcaccctgtctttgtcgttaagccttacCATTAGTTAAATTTgttatacacattcagacgcacttaccactggaggcgtccccaaagtgtcacagcagtgacgcagcgcaagatCCCTCAAAagagaactgtaacaatgtatcttaaaaggtaacacaatgtaaccttgctctcacttaaaatgtgtccccacatttagtccttgaatttaagtgtattggacctggaaagtccttgaatttgaagttaactagagtgtgggaaccctgtatttattagattttttttaggaGGGCCGTTTACAAGCCTCCAAAAACTGGATTTCTGAAACCTCAGGTACATTGTACCTGGTTGCGCATGCACGTACAGTAGTGTGTAGACTACAAGAGTATTGCAGTTTGACTTAATGCTCATGTCATAAAGCTACGCAAGTGATAGCCCAGAGTATAATCTGTTTTTACAtgtacacaaacatgcatgcatgcatggtTGAACGCAAAGCAtcgtttatttgactcgtacgtgtacacagatGTTTGACGCATGCACACtgtgacaaaatgcaataaatctcttgggctacatactacattttcATGTACGGCCATGCATGATCCACACATGCAAAGTAAGCGCGGTAGCGTCAAATGAAATCTGCACTTACATatgcagaaaaaaaacagattatACCCAGGGCTAAACGGTCAAAACGATGATGTCATGTGAATTGCTTATTACATGTTCACTTATTAGTTTCATAAGTTATGAAACTTTGCTGCTTTATAGTAGAGAGTCATTTGTTGTATATCCTTTTGTTTGATGCTTTCTGACACTGCAATGTGTAtgtgaaatttttttaaaggcacaAAGGAAAAACCTTTCTGTTTTTAGTTTAATCATTGTTCTGTAAATATACCCTAAGATTTTAAGCACTGCCTGAAATAAACGTTGCTTCATTTTGCTCTCCACAGCAAAGAGTAATGACCTGTTTCCGTGCCTGGGAGGACTGGGCAGTTTATCCTGATCCTTTCCTGATTAAACTGCAGAACATTTTCCTGGGACTTGTTAGTCTTGATCCGGACAAGGAAATCGTAGAGCTGATTCCAGAGGTTAGTTTGGAAAAGATTCAGTTATTCAGAGTAAGTAGCATCAAAGTATTAACTGAGTCAGAGTCTATGATTAGGCCGACGTATCATTAATGCTTTATGCATTACTACGCAGCCACCAGTAACCAGCCTCGACATTGATGGTGCTCCTATTGTGGAGGAGGAGCTGGATGGTGCTCCTCTGGATGATGTTGATGGCACACCTATTGCTCTTGCGCAAATTGATGGTGCACCTCTCGATGACCTGGATGGAGTGCCTATCAAAGGAGTAGATGATGATCTGGATGGCATTCCTTGTAAGATTGATTGCTAAAATATGTTACTCAATTAAGACTGGATTTCACAAATAATTAAAATCTATTTATGAGATTATGAGCAACAgagtttgattttaatctttggcaTGACTTTACCtattcaatattaaagatatcaaggtgatattttcactgaatgttctTTTATATTACGTAGGATGTGGAAAACAGCAAATCcctaaaaatgactttagctgggttttcacatacTGGTTAACGTTTTCCATTTTAATGTTCTCTTTATAATAAAAACCTGAAATTGTACAGGACATTTtaagtgtgggaaccctgttgcatttcactgtaatataaacataaaatgtcagatgtgatgtgtgtaaaataaatgttttggaaTTTCTGTTTTTTAGTTGATCAAAAACCCGGTTTTAAGGTAGCCCCTTCAAAATGGGAAGCAGTGGATGGTGCTGCTTTAGAAGCGCAAGGTTAGTCCTGATGATTTTCTTcacattaaaatgtttctcTTAATATATCTGCTTTGTTTACAGAAAATTGATTTTACTCTGTTTTTAGCTGTAACCACATCAAAATGGGAGGTCTTTGATCAGCCAGAAGAATCTGAGAAAAGTAAAGAGAGGTTAGTTTGCTTAACTTTATAAACAGCAAATCTTGTGGAGTTGACTTTTTTGATAAATTGACTTTGAATCATGAAGTACACCTGTAATGTTCTTTAGACCCAAACTCACTTTGTTTTACTTTGTCAAAAAGGACAACACGTGAAACTGATAGCAAAGACTCTCTGAAGAGCTCCAGCGCTGCAGAGCAACAGTCCTACATTAATCCTGCTAGAGAAGAATATGATACGAAATCTGCCAAGTTCTCTGAGATGAGTGAGGAGAAACGTGCCAAACTTAGAGAAATCGAGGTAGGTACCttaatgttaatatatgaaACATAAAGCCTAATAttcttgaaaattattaattcatttttcTTTCCTGTTACAGCTTAAAGTCATGAAGTTTCAAGATGAGCTTGAATCTGGAAAAAGGCCCAAAAAATCTGGACAAAGTATTCAAGAACAAGTAGAGCTTTATCGGGACAAGTTACTACAGAGGGTAAGTAGCAGCTAAATTGTAGAATTGCAGTACTctcaattttttgtttttaaaactaaTTTTTGTCCTGCTCAGGAGAGGGAGAAGGAGAAGGAGACAGAAAAAGACAGAGaccgagagaaagagagaaaagacaAAGAGAAATTGGATGTATCACATAAGGAAAAGGACAAAGATGACGCTACACCAAGCAGAAAAGAAAAGTaagttaaaataaacaaagaatcAGCAAGCAAATAAACAGTATTAAAGACTATAGCCATGTGTCCTTCCCAGGCTTTTTTGCAAAACCAGATGTAACTGATGGGAATGCTTATCTACGGAGCCCGTAAGGGGACACTTTGGTGTATTTTTTTAGACCACACTATTGCGTTCCcacgcaatacttttgcgttcccacgcaatactttttgcgttcccacgcaatactttttgcgttcccacgcaatgctttttgcgttccctcgcaaaacttttgcgttcccCAGAGAAACCTTTTGCGTTCGCTCGCAAAAAGAGAATACTGTTTTCTCGAGAAAGCACAGCGCTGCACGGCGTCACCTGAGGCAGTTCATTAGGCAATGGCATCATTGATGCCCACTGTTTGAAGATTTGATATATAACTACTGTTATTAAAGAATTATACAgtatttctttgtatttaagTCCAAGTTCAAATGAATAGTGGCATGTAAGACTAGTTTTGCATATTTATTTCACTCCAAAATGGTCTAGTATTGTCACTTAACTTATGCTGCTTGACTTCTCA of Misgurnus anguillicaudatus chromosome 2, ASM2758022v2, whole genome shotgun sequence contains these proteins:
- the u2surp gene encoding U2 snRNP-associated SURP motif-containing protein isoform X1, translated to MADKTPGGAQKASSKALLESKLKAFSIGKMAVAKRTLSKKEQNELKKKEDEKAAAEIYEEFLAAFEGGEGKVKTFVRGGLANATKEEAVADDKKGKLYKPKARVPEPKSFLPLETPPQFLAFDKRNAAKKAGEKEKKKSNLELFKEELKQIQEERDERHKLKGRVSRFEPLPTAEGRRSTDGSSRRNRPSSVLDESAPGSHDVGDPTTTNLYLGNINPQMNEEMLCQEFGRYGPLASVKIMWPRTDEERARDRNCGFVAFMTRRDAERALKNLNGKMVMNFEMKLGWGKGVPIPPHPIYIPPSMMEHTLPPPPSGLPFNAQPRERLKNPNASMPPPPKSKEEFEKTLSQAIVKVVIPTERNLLSLIHRMIEFVVREGPMFEAMIMNREINNSLYRFLFENQSPAHVYYRWKLYTILQGESPTKWKTEEFRMFKNGSIWRPPPLNPYLHGTPEDEEREDDVEDDTSKKGSLKDDERDKLEEILRGLTPRKSDVAEAMLFCLQHADAAEEIVECIAESLSILKTPLPKKIARLYLVSDVLYNSCAKVANASYYRKFFEAKLCQIFSDLNATYKTIQGHLQSEHFKQRVMTCFRAWEDWAVYPDPFLIKLQNIFLGLVSLDPDKEIVELIPEVSLEKIQLFRPPVTSLDIDGAPIVEEELDGAPLDDVDGTPIALAQIDGAPLDDLDGVPIKGVDDDLDGIPFDQKPGFKVAPSKWEAVDGAALEAQAVTTSKWEVFDQPEESEKSKERTTRETDSKDSLKSSSAAEQQSYINPAREEYDTKSAKFSEMSEEKRAKLREIELKVMKFQDELESGKRPKKSGQSIQEQVELYRDKLLQREREKEKETEKDRDREKERKDKEKLDVSHKEKDKDDATPSRKEKKRRHSPSPSPTRSSSSRRGRSPSPRSERSDRSYTKDILRSSYKDSPRDRETNRKSSKRSPSPPRTPKRSRRSRSRTPKKSSKKSRSRSRSPHRSHKKSKKSKH
- the u2surp gene encoding U2 snRNP-associated SURP motif-containing protein isoform X2, with protein sequence MADKTPGGAQKASSKALLESKLKAFSIGKMAVAKRTLSKKEQNELKKKEDEKAAAEIYEEFLAAFEGGEGKVKTFVRGGLANATKEEAVADDKKGKLYKPKARVPEPKSFLPLETPPQFLAFDKRNAAKKAGEKEKKKSNLELFKEELKQIQEERDERHKLKGRVSRFEPLPTAEGRRSTDGSSRRNRPSSVLDESAPGSHDVGDPTTTNLYLGNINPQMNEEMLCQEFGRYGPLASVKIMWPRTDEERARDRNCGFVAFMTRRDAERALKNLNGKMVMNFEMKLGWGKGVPIPPHPIYIPPSMMEHTLPPPPSGLPFNAQPRERLKNPNASMPPPPKSKEEFEKTLSQAIVKVVIPTERNLLSLIHRMIEFVVREGPMFEAMIMNREINNSLYRFLFENQSPAHVYYRWKLYTILQGESPTKWKTEEFRMFKNGSIWRPPPLNPYLHGTPEDEEREDDVEDDTSKKGSLKDDERDKLEEILRGLTPRKSDVAEAMLFCLQHADAAEEIVECIAESLSILKTPLPKKIARLYLVSDVLYNSCAKVANASYYRKFFEAKLCQIFSDLNATYKTIQGHLQSEHFKQRVMTCFRAWEDWAVYPDPFLIKLQNIFLGLVSLDPDKEIVELIPEPPVTSLDIDGAPIVEEELDGAPLDDVDGTPIALAQIDGAPLDDLDGVPIKGVDDDLDGIPFDQKPGFKVAPSKWEAVDGAALEAQAVTTSKWEVFDQPEESEKSKERTTRETDSKDSLKSSSAAEQQSYINPAREEYDTKSAKFSEMSEEKRAKLREIELKVMKFQDELESGKRPKKSGQSIQEQVELYRDKLLQREREKEKETEKDRDREKERKDKEKLDVSHKEKDKDDATPSRKEKKRRHSPSPSPTRSSSSRRGRSPSPRSERSDRSYTKDILRSSYKDSPRDRETNRKSSKRSPSPPRTPKRSRRSRSRTPKKSSKKSRSRSRSPHRSHKKSKKSKH
- the u2surp gene encoding U2 snRNP-associated SURP motif-containing protein isoform X3 — encoded protein: MADKTPGGAQKASSKALLESKLKAFSIGKMAVAKRTLSKKEQNELKKKEDEKAAAEIYEEFLAAFEGGEGKVKTFVRGGLANATKEEAVADDKKGKLYKPKARVPEPKSFLPLETPPQFLAFDKRNAAKKAGEKEKKKSNLELFKEELKQIQEERDERHKLKGRVSRFEPLPTAEGRRSILDESAPGSHDVGDPTTTNLYLGNINPQMNEEMLCQEFGRYGPLASVKIMWPRTDEERARDRNCGFVAFMTRRDAERALKNLNGKMVMNFEMKLGWGKGVPIPPHPIYIPPSMMEHTLPPPPSGLPFNAQPRERLKNPNASMPPPPKSKEEFEKTLSQAIVKVVIPTERNLLSLIHRMIEFVVREGPMFEAMIMNREINNSLYRFLFENQSPAHVYYRWKLYTILQGESPTKWKTEEFRMFKNGSIWRPPPLNPYLHGTPEDEEREDDVEDDTSKKGSLKDDERDKLEEILRGLTPRKSDVAEAMLFCLQHADAAEEIVECIAESLSILKTPLPKKIARLYLVSDVLYNSCAKVANASYYRKFFEAKLCQIFSDLNATYKTIQGHLQSEHFKQRVMTCFRAWEDWAVYPDPFLIKLQNIFLGLVSLDPDKEIVELIPEVSLEKIQLFRPPVTSLDIDGAPIVEEELDGAPLDDVDGTPIALAQIDGAPLDDLDGVPIKGVDDDLDGIPFDQKPGFKVAPSKWEAVDGAALEAQAVTTSKWEVFDQPEESEKSKERTTRETDSKDSLKSSSAAEQQSYINPAREEYDTKSAKFSEMSEEKRAKLREIELKVMKFQDELESGKRPKKSGQSIQEQVELYRDKLLQREREKEKETEKDRDREKERKDKEKLDVSHKEKDKDDATPSRKEKKRRHSPSPSPTRSSSSRRGRSPSPRSERSDRSYTKDILRSSYKDSPRDRETNRKSSKRSPSPPRTPKRSRRSRSRTPKKSSKKSRSRSRSPHRSHKKSKKSKH
- the u2surp gene encoding U2 snRNP-associated SURP motif-containing protein isoform X4, whose amino-acid sequence is MIEFVVREGPMFEAMIMNREINNSLYRFLFENQSPAHVYYRWKLYTILQGESPTKWKTEEFRMFKNGSIWRPPPLNPYLHGTPEDEEREDDVEDDTSKKGSLKDDERDKLEEILRGLTPRKSDVAEAMLFCLQHADAAEEIVECIAESLSILKTPLPKKIARLYLVSDVLYNSCAKVANASYYRKFFEAKLCQIFSDLNATYKTIQGHLQSEHFKQRVMTCFRAWEDWAVYPDPFLIKLQNIFLGLVSLDPDKEIVELIPEVSLEKIQLFRPPVTSLDIDGAPIVEEELDGAPLDDVDGTPIALAQIDGAPLDDLDGVPIKGVDDDLDGIPFDQKPGFKVAPSKWEAVDGAALEAQAVTTSKWEVFDQPEESEKSKERTTRETDSKDSLKSSSAAEQQSYINPAREEYDTKSAKFSEMSEEKRAKLREIELKVMKFQDELESGKRPKKSGQSIQEQVELYRDKLLQREREKEKETEKDRDREKERKDKEKLDVSHKEKDKDDATPSRKEKKRRHSPSPSPTRSSSSRRGRSPSPRSERSDRSYTKDILRSSYKDSPRDRETNRKSSKRSPSPPRTPKRSRRSRSRTPKKSSKKSRSRSRSPHRSHKKSKKSKH